In Notamacropus eugenii isolate mMacEug1 chromosome 1, mMacEug1.pri_v2, whole genome shotgun sequence, one genomic interval encodes:
- the ISL2 gene encoding insulin gene enhancer protein ISL-2 isoform X1: protein MVDIIFNYPFLGAMGDHSKKKPGIAMCVGCGSQIHDQYILKVSPDLEWHAACLKCAECSQYLDETCTCFVRNGKTYCKRDYIRLFGIKCAKCKVGFSSSDLVMRARENVYHIECFRCSVCSRQLLPGDEFSLRDHELLCRADHSLLLDRASAESPRSPGHLPSSRGLHLSEPGPGRQPSLRPHVHKQTEKTTRVRTVLNEKQLHTLRTCYAANPRPDALMKEQLVEMTGLSPRVIRVWFQNKRCKDKKKSILMKQLQQQQHSDKTSLQGLTGTPLVAGSPIRHESAVQGSAVEVQTYQPPWKALSEFALQSDLDQPAFQQLVRTPNPTSKVSFSESGSLGNSSGSDVTSLSSQLPDTPNSMVPSPVET from the exons ATGGtggatattatttttaattatcctTTTCTGGGTGCTATGGGGGATCATTCCAAGA AAAAGCCCGGGATTGCCATGTGTGTCGGCTGTGGGAGTCAGATCCATGACCAGTACATCCTCAAGGTCTCTCCGGACCTCGAGTGGCATGCAGCCTGCCTCAAGTGTGCTGAATGCAGCCAGTACTTGGACGAAACCTGCACATGTTTTGTGAGAAACGGCAAGACGTACTGTAAAAGGGACTATATCAG GTTGTTCGGCATCAAGTGTGCCAAATGCAAGGTGGGTTTCAGCAGCAGCGATCTGGTGATGAGAGCCCGGGAGAATGTCTATCACATCGAGTGTTTCCGCTGTTCGGTCTGCAGCCGCCAGCTGCTGCCGGGGGATGAGTTCTCCCTAAGGGATCACGAGCTTCTATGCCGAGCAGATCACAGCCTTTTGCTGGACAGGGCCTCGGCGGAGAGTCCTCGGAGCCCAGGACACTTACCAAGCAGCAGGGGCCTACATCTGTCAG AGCCAGGCCCTGGCCGGCAGCCTTCGCTCCGGCCCCACGTGCACAAACAGACGGAGAAGACGACCCGGGTGCGGACGGTTCTGAACGAAAAGCAGCTGCACACGCTGAGGACCTGCTACGCCGCCAACCCGCGGCCCGACGCGCTCATGAAGGAGCAGCTGGTGGAGATGACGGGGCTGAGCCCGCGAGTCATCCGCGTCTGGTTCCAAAACAAGCGCtgcaaagacaagaagaaatccaTCCTCATgaagcagctgcagcagcaacaGCACAGCGACAAGACG AGCCTGCAGGGTCTGACTGGGACACCTCTGGTGGCTGGCAGCCCCATTCGCCATGAGAGTGCGGTGCAGGGTAGTGCAGTGGAGGTGCAGACTTATCAGCCGCCCTGGAAAGCACTCAGCGAATTTGCCCTACAAAGTGACCTAGACCAGCCAGCCTTCCAGCAACTGGTGAGGACCCCCAACCCCACCTCAAAG GTGTCCTTCTCTGAGTCTGGCTCCCTGGGGAATTCCTCGGGCAGCGACGTGACCTCCTTATCCTCGCAGCTCCCCGACACTCCGAACAGCATGGTGCCCAGCCCAGTGGAGACGTGA
- the ISL2 gene encoding insulin gene enhancer protein ISL-2 isoform X3 translates to MCVGCGSQIHDQYILKVSPDLEWHAACLKCAECSQYLDETCTCFVRNGKTYCKRDYIRLFGIKCAKCKVGFSSSDLVMRARENVYHIECFRCSVCSRQLLPGDEFSLRDHELLCRADHSLLLDRASAESPRSPGHLPSSRGLHLSEPGPGRQPSLRPHVHKQTEKTTRVRTVLNEKQLHTLRTCYAANPRPDALMKEQLVEMTGLSPRVIRVWFQNKRCKDKKKSILMKQLQQQQHSDKTSLQGLTGTPLVAGSPIRHESAVQGSAVEVQTYQPPWKALSEFALQSDLDQPAFQQLVRTPNPTSKVSFSESGSLGNSSGSDVTSLSSQLPDTPNSMVPSPVET, encoded by the exons ATGTGTGTCGGCTGTGGGAGTCAGATCCATGACCAGTACATCCTCAAGGTCTCTCCGGACCTCGAGTGGCATGCAGCCTGCCTCAAGTGTGCTGAATGCAGCCAGTACTTGGACGAAACCTGCACATGTTTTGTGAGAAACGGCAAGACGTACTGTAAAAGGGACTATATCAG GTTGTTCGGCATCAAGTGTGCCAAATGCAAGGTGGGTTTCAGCAGCAGCGATCTGGTGATGAGAGCCCGGGAGAATGTCTATCACATCGAGTGTTTCCGCTGTTCGGTCTGCAGCCGCCAGCTGCTGCCGGGGGATGAGTTCTCCCTAAGGGATCACGAGCTTCTATGCCGAGCAGATCACAGCCTTTTGCTGGACAGGGCCTCGGCGGAGAGTCCTCGGAGCCCAGGACACTTACCAAGCAGCAGGGGCCTACATCTGTCAG AGCCAGGCCCTGGCCGGCAGCCTTCGCTCCGGCCCCACGTGCACAAACAGACGGAGAAGACGACCCGGGTGCGGACGGTTCTGAACGAAAAGCAGCTGCACACGCTGAGGACCTGCTACGCCGCCAACCCGCGGCCCGACGCGCTCATGAAGGAGCAGCTGGTGGAGATGACGGGGCTGAGCCCGCGAGTCATCCGCGTCTGGTTCCAAAACAAGCGCtgcaaagacaagaagaaatccaTCCTCATgaagcagctgcagcagcaacaGCACAGCGACAAGACG AGCCTGCAGGGTCTGACTGGGACACCTCTGGTGGCTGGCAGCCCCATTCGCCATGAGAGTGCGGTGCAGGGTAGTGCAGTGGAGGTGCAGACTTATCAGCCGCCCTGGAAAGCACTCAGCGAATTTGCCCTACAAAGTGACCTAGACCAGCCAGCCTTCCAGCAACTGGTGAGGACCCCCAACCCCACCTCAAAG GTGTCCTTCTCTGAGTCTGGCTCCCTGGGGAATTCCTCGGGCAGCGACGTGACCTCCTTATCCTCGCAGCTCCCCGACACTCCGAACAGCATGGTGCCCAGCCCAGTGGAGACGTGA
- the ISL2 gene encoding insulin gene enhancer protein ISL-2 isoform X2 — protein MVDIIFNYPFLGAMGDHSKKKPGIAMCVGCGSQIHDQYILKVSPDLEWHAACLKCAECSQYLDETCTCFVRNGKTYCKRDYIRLFGIKCAKCKVGFSSSDLVMRARENVYHIECFRCSVCSRQLLPGDEFSLRDHELLCRADHSLLLDRASAESPRSPGHLPSSRGLHLSEPGPGRQPSLRPHVHKQTEKTTRVRTVLNEKQLHTLRTCYAANPRPDALMKEQLVEMTGLSPRVIRVWFQNKRCKDKKKSILMKQLQQQQHSDKTSLQGLTGTPLVAGSPIRHESAVQGSAVEVQTYQPPWKALSEFALQSDLDQPAFQQLVSFSESGSLGNSSGSDVTSLSSQLPDTPNSMVPSPVET, from the exons ATGGtggatattatttttaattatcctTTTCTGGGTGCTATGGGGGATCATTCCAAGA AAAAGCCCGGGATTGCCATGTGTGTCGGCTGTGGGAGTCAGATCCATGACCAGTACATCCTCAAGGTCTCTCCGGACCTCGAGTGGCATGCAGCCTGCCTCAAGTGTGCTGAATGCAGCCAGTACTTGGACGAAACCTGCACATGTTTTGTGAGAAACGGCAAGACGTACTGTAAAAGGGACTATATCAG GTTGTTCGGCATCAAGTGTGCCAAATGCAAGGTGGGTTTCAGCAGCAGCGATCTGGTGATGAGAGCCCGGGAGAATGTCTATCACATCGAGTGTTTCCGCTGTTCGGTCTGCAGCCGCCAGCTGCTGCCGGGGGATGAGTTCTCCCTAAGGGATCACGAGCTTCTATGCCGAGCAGATCACAGCCTTTTGCTGGACAGGGCCTCGGCGGAGAGTCCTCGGAGCCCAGGACACTTACCAAGCAGCAGGGGCCTACATCTGTCAG AGCCAGGCCCTGGCCGGCAGCCTTCGCTCCGGCCCCACGTGCACAAACAGACGGAGAAGACGACCCGGGTGCGGACGGTTCTGAACGAAAAGCAGCTGCACACGCTGAGGACCTGCTACGCCGCCAACCCGCGGCCCGACGCGCTCATGAAGGAGCAGCTGGTGGAGATGACGGGGCTGAGCCCGCGAGTCATCCGCGTCTGGTTCCAAAACAAGCGCtgcaaagacaagaagaaatccaTCCTCATgaagcagctgcagcagcaacaGCACAGCGACAAGACG AGCCTGCAGGGTCTGACTGGGACACCTCTGGTGGCTGGCAGCCCCATTCGCCATGAGAGTGCGGTGCAGGGTAGTGCAGTGGAGGTGCAGACTTATCAGCCGCCCTGGAAAGCACTCAGCGAATTTGCCCTACAAAGTGACCTAGACCAGCCAGCCTTCCAGCAACTG GTGTCCTTCTCTGAGTCTGGCTCCCTGGGGAATTCCTCGGGCAGCGACGTGACCTCCTTATCCTCGCAGCTCCCCGACACTCCGAACAGCATGGTGCCCAGCCCAGTGGAGACGTGA